The proteins below come from a single Balaenoptera musculus isolate JJ_BM4_2016_0621 chromosome 1, mBalMus1.pri.v3, whole genome shotgun sequence genomic window:
- the LOC118884411 gene encoding LOW QUALITY PROTEIN: C-reactive protein-like (The sequence of the model RefSeq protein was modified relative to this genomic sequence to represent the inferred CDS: substituted 2 bases at 2 genomic stop codons) — protein MEKLLWCFLILMNFFIPNSICEGIDLCDSEKQKAFLFPEESDNSYVSLKAQLKKPLKAFTVCLYIYSELAVSRGYSVFSYDTKKEPNEILIFWSKCRGYTLAVHETEVLFKSLENTQAPTHICASWESVSGIAEFWVDGKPLVRKSLEKGASLGTEASIILGQEQDAFAGDYDKNQCSVXDIGDVNMXDFVLSPDEISTVYVGGTFSPNVLDYQALKYEAHGEVFLKPQLWP, from the exons ATGGAGAAACTGTTGTGGTGTTTCCTGATCTTGATGAA tttcttcatcccaAACTCTATATGTGAGGGAATAGATCTTTGTGATTCTGAGAAACAGAAGGCCTTTTTGTTTCCTGAAGAGTCAGATAATTCCTATGTATCCCTGAAAGCACAGCTAAAGAAACCACTCAAAGCCTTCACCGTGTGTCTCTATATCTACTCAGAGCTGGCCGTGTCCCGTGGTTATAGTGTTTTCTCTTATGACACCAAGAAAGAACCTAACGAGATCCTCATATTTTGGTCTAAGTGTAGAGGCTATACTCTTGCAGTGCATGAGACTGAAGTATTATTCAAGAGTCTTGAAAACACCCAAGCTCCAACACACATCTGTGCCAGCTGGGAGTCCGTCTCCGGGATTGCAGAGTTCTGGGTGGATGGGAAGCCCCTGGTGAGGAAGAGTCTGGAGAAGGGAGCCTCTCTGGGGACAGAGGCAAGCATCATCCTGGGTCAGGAGCAGGATGCATTTGCCGGGGACTATGATAAAAACCAGTGTTCAGTGTGAGACATTGGAGATGTGAACATGTGAGACTTTGTGCTGTCTCCAGATGAGATTAGCACTGTTTATGTTGGTGGGACCTTCAGTCCTAACGTCCTGGACTATCAGGCGCTGAAGTATGAAGCACATGGTGAGGTGTTCCTCAAGCCTCAGCTGTGGCCCTGA